One genomic segment of Odocoileus virginianus isolate 20LAN1187 ecotype Illinois chromosome 17, Ovbor_1.2, whole genome shotgun sequence includes these proteins:
- the NOG gene encoding noggin, giving the protein MERCPSLGVTLYALVVVLGLRVAPAGGQHYLHIRPAPSDNLPLVDLIEHPDPIFDPKEKDLNETLLRSLLGGHYDPGFMATSPPEDRPGGGGVAAGGAEDLAELDQLLRQRPSGAMPSEIKALEFSEGLAPGKKQRLSKKLRRKLQMWLWSQTFCPVLYAWNDLGSRFWPRYVKVGSCFSKRSCSVPEGMVCKPSKSVHLTVLRWRCQRRGGQRCGWIPIQYPIISECKCSC; this is encoded by the coding sequence ATGGAGCGCTGCCCCAGTCTGGGGGTCACCCTCTACGCCCTGGTGGTGGTCCTGGGGCTGCGGGTGGCACCGGCCGGCGGCCAGCACTATCTCCACATCCGCCCGGCTCCCAGCGACAACCTGCCTCTGGTGGACCTCATCGAACACCCGGACCCTATCTTTGACCCCAAGGAGAAGGATCTGAACGAGACGCTGCTGCGCTCGCTGCTCGGGGGCCACTACGACCCGGGTTTCATGGCCACCTCGCCCCCCGAGGACcggccgggcgggggcggggtggcgGCCGGGGGCGCCGAGGACCTGGCCGAGCTGGACCAGCTGCTGCGGCAGCGGCCGTCGGGGGCCATGCCGAGCGAGATCAAAGCCCTGGAGTTCTCCGAGGGCTTGGCCCCGGGCAAGAAGCAGCGCCTGAGCAAGAAGCTGCGGAGGAAGTTACAGATGTGGCTGTGGTCGCAGACCTTCTGCCCGGTGCTGTACGCGTGGAACGACCTGGGCAGCCGCTTCTGGCCGCGCTACGTGAAGGTGGGCAGCTGCTTCAGCAAGCGCTCGTGCTCGGTGCCCGAGGGCATGGTGTGCAAACCGTCCAAGTCCGTGCACCTCACGGTGCTGCGGTGGCGCTGTCAGCGGCGCGGGGGCCAGCGCTGCGGCTGGATTCCCATCCAGTACCCCATCATTTCCGAGTGCAAGTGCTCATGCTAG